The following coding sequences are from one Gossypium raimondii isolate GPD5lz chromosome 4, ASM2569854v1, whole genome shotgun sequence window:
- the LOC105780712 gene encoding nudix hydrolase 25: MEGLPTGYRPNVGVCLINSDNQVFVASRLNVPGAWQMPQGGIEDGEEPRYAAIRELREETGVVSAEIIAEVPKWLTYDFPTAVKAKVNRLWGGEWHGNAQKWFLMKLTKDESEINLATGEVEPDFAEWKWATPEEVVEQAVDYKRPTYEEVMKTFQPYFSDNGKATKCKSTKW; this comes from the exons atggaGGGATTGCCCACTGGTTACCGTCCCAACGTTGGTGTTTGTCTTATAAACTCTGATAATCAG GTTTTTGTAGCTTCCAGATTGAATGTTCCCGGAGCTTGGCAGATGCCTCAG GGAGGTATTGAAGATGGTGAGGAGCCAAGATATGCAGCTATAAGGGAATTACGAGAGGAAACTGGAGTCGTGTCTGCTGAAATTATCGCCGAG GTTCCGAAATGGTTGACATATGATTTTCCAACTGCAGTAAAGGCCAAAGTGAATCGACTCTGGGGAGGCGAATGGCACGGAAATGCGCAGAAATG GTTTCTTATGAAATTAACAAAAGACGAGAGCGAAATCAACTTAGCAACCGGAGAGGTAGAACCGGATTTTGCCGAGTGGAAATGGGCAACTCCCGAAGAAGTAGTTGAGCAG GCAGTGGATTATAAAAGGCCAACATATGAAGAAGTTATGAAGACCTTTCAGCCATACTTTAGTGATAATGGCAAAGCCACCAAATGTAAATCAACAAAATGGTGA
- the LOC105780912 gene encoding protein C2-DOMAIN ABA-RELATED 10 gives MSDVLGFLKVIVQRGINLAIRDAITSDPYVVIHIGQQKLKTHVIKRNCNPVWNEVLIFSIKDPNVSINLAVYDKDTFTLDDQMGMAEIDLKPYIAALKMAKGLHNLPNNCALKRIQPNQNNCLANESSIIWENGKITQDMRIKLKNVECGELLIQLDWNETPNCKGLESEGTYARFNHIYIYICVQHIPDHGLGHPARPEGSPEI, from the exons ATGTCAGACGTATTGGGATTTCTTAAAGTCATTGTCCAAAGAGGTATTAATCTTGCTATTCGCGATGCCATTACCAGTGATCCTTACGTTGTTATCCATATAGGTCAACAG aaATTGAAGACGCATGTGATAAAAAGAAATTGCAATCCAGTTTGGAATGAAGTAttgattttttcaattaaagatCCTAAtgtttctatcaattta GCCGTTTACGACAAAGACACGTTTACATTAGATGATCAAATGGGTATGGCGGAGATCGACCTTAAACCCTACATAGCCGCTTTAAAAATGGCAAAGGGTTTGCATAATCTACCAAACAATTGCGCACTGAAACGAATACAACCGAATCAGAATAATTGCCTCGCCAATGAGAGCAGCATCATTTGGGAGAACGGCAAGATCACTCAAGACATGCGAATCAAACTAAAAAATGTCGAATGCGGAGAACTTTTGATCCAACTCGACTGGAACGAAACTCCTAATTGTAAGGGTTTGGAAAGTGAAGGTACATATGCTCGctttaatcatatttatatctatatatgtgTCCAACATATacctgatcatgggttgggccaCCCAGCTCGGCCCGAAGGCTCGCCCGAAATatga
- the LOC105780082 gene encoding uncharacterized protein LOC105780082, whose translation MDSVDLHEVHETAASNGGANHTDHGWQKVSYPKRQRKTKSKADPEKPNLTRLNGTLTNGGPNVFHSLEQQSEDRRRRILEAQRAYAADVIDADAKVKNNRSDLDDDDDSDLEGVKPNGKPAEVEKKVKQKKPKKPKVTVAEAAAKIDPAFLSVHLAELNGEQQEIQMQKFANFYGKAFQEVVAGQFPWMKMFRESTITKLADIPLSHISDDVYKTSADWISQQSLEALGFFVLWSLDIILEDLVAQQASAKGSKKSVQQPSSKSKVGIFVALAMVLRRKPDALISVLPKLREESKYQGQDKLPVIIWMIIQASRGDLAVGLYMWAHHLLPIVGGKNCNPQSRDLILQLVEWILSASKARTILVNAAVRKGERLVPPASFEILMRVTFPASSSRVKATERFEAIYPTVKEVGLAGSHGSKAMKQVSVQIFHFAFKAAGDGTPELSKEAAGIVIWSLNQNAECYRIWEKAYLDNLEASVAVLRRLSEDWKQHSAKLTTLDPLRETVKNFRNKNEKAMSNGADAVRQSLFQEADKYCKHISGKLSRGHGCLKALAFLVVAFAVGAAVVTPNIDPSDWSKLSEAIGTADWDKLSEALSTADWNKLSKVFSS comes from the exons ATGGACTCTGTCGATCTCCACGAAGTTCACGAAACCGCCGCCTCCAACGGCGGCGCCAACCACACCGACCACGGTTGGCAAAAGGTTTCGTATCCTAAACGCCAACGTAAGACCAAATCCAAGGCCGATCCAGAAAAGCCTAACCTTACCCGCCTTAACGGAACCCTAACTAACGGCGGTCCTAACGTTTTCCATTCCCTCGAGCAACAGTCTGAGGATCGCCGCCGCCGGATCCTTGAAGCTCAAAGAGCTTACGCTGCTGATGTCATTGATGCCGATGCTAAGGTTAAGAATAACAGATCGGATctcgatgatgatgatgatagtgaTCTGGAAGGTGTTAAACCTAATGGAAAGCCGGCTGAGGTGGAAAAGAAAGTGAAGCAAAAGAAGCCGAAGAAGCCTAAGGTTACGGTTGCTGAGGCGGCTGCGAAGATCGATCCAGCTTTTCTCTCGGTTCATCTCGCT gaaTTGAATGGCGAACAACAGGAAATCCAAATGCAGAAATTTGCGAATTTTTATGGTAAGGCATTTCAGGAAGTGGTAGCGGGGCAGTTTCCTTGGATGAAGATGTTCAGGGAGAGTACCATTACCAAGCTTGCAGAT ATACCTCTTTCACATATTTCTGATGATGTTTATAAGACTTCAGCTGATTGGATCAGCCAACAATCCCTTGAGGCACTTGgtttttttgtcttatggtcttTGGACATCATTCTTGAGGATTTGGTGGCCCAACAAGCAAGTGCTAAGGGCTCCAAAAAAAGCGTGCAACAACCATCCTCGAAGTCTAAG GTTGGTATATTTGTGGCATTAGCAATGGTATTGCGGCGTAAACCCGATGCCCTAATTAGTGTATTGCCAAAGCTGAGAGAAGAATCGAAATATCAAGGACAAGATAAGCTCCCTGTTATTATATGGATGATAATTCAG GCATCCCGAGGAGATCTTGCTGTGGGGCTGTACATGTGGGCACATCACCTCTTGCCTATAGTTGGTGGCAAGAACTGTAATCCACAATCCAGAGATCTAATTTTACAACTAGTGGAATG GATATTATCTGCCTCAAAAGCTCGGACAATTTTAGTAAATGCCGCAGTTAGGAAAGGGGAGCGTTTGGTGCCGCCGGCTTCATTTGAGATTCTAATGCGAGTTACCTTCCCTGCTTCTTCGTCTAGAGTAAAG GCGACTGAAAGGTTTGAGGCCATATATCCCACAGTAAAGGAAGTGGGTCTTGCTGGTTCTCACGGAAGCAAAGCGATGAAACAAGTGTCTGTGCAGATATTTCATTTTGCTTTCAAAGCGGCCGGTGACG GCACTCCTGAGTTGTCCAAAGAAGCAGCCGGAATAGTCATATGGTCTTTGAACCAGAATGCCGAATGCTACAGGATTTGG GAGAAGGCTTATCTTGACAATCTAGAAGCAAGTGTTGCTGTTCTTAGAAGACTTTCGGAGGATTGGAAACAACACTCGGCAAAACTTACTACTCTTGATCCTTTGAGGGAAACTGTCAAGAATTTTAGAAACAAG AACGAAAAAGCAATGAGCAACGGAGCTGATGCTGTGAGACAGTCACTGTTCCAAGAAGCAGACAAGTATTGTAAGCACATATCGGGAAAGCTATCACGTGGCCATGGATGCTTAAAAGCTTTGGCCTTCTTGGTCGTTGCATTTGCTGTAGGTGCTGCTGTTGTAACTCCCAACATCGACCCCTCGGACTGGAGCAAACTATCCGAAGCTATTGGCACTGCCGACTGGGACAAACTGTCCGAAGCTCTCAGCACCGCTGACTGGAACAAACTGTCCAAAGTTTTCAGCTCTTAA
- the LOC105780911 gene encoding serine carboxypeptidase-like 50: MGGKSTTKACFFCFFLFHCTISTDIFPKQALPTKSGYLTVNPASNSAIFYTFYEAQTPTSSLSQTPLLIWLQGGPGCSSMTGNFFELGPWRVVSSFRQNVEHLSLEPNPGAWNRLFGLLFLDNPIGTGFSIASTPQEIPRDQISVAKHLFVAITGFISLDPLFKHRPVYITGESYAGKYVPAIGYYILKQNNELVGSERVNLRGVAIGDGFSDPETQLATHGVTAYYSGLINDKQRDELEQAQWEAIKLVKMEKWSEATNARTKVMDLWQNMTGLATLYDFTKQKPYQTNLVTKFLNINEVKKALGVNESMVFESCSGVVSAAMHEDMMKSVKYMVEALVGNTRVLLYQGLYDVKIGVVPNEAWVKTMKWDGIREFLMADRMIWRVNGEVAGYVQKWEHLTNVVVLGAGHILPADQPLNSQAMIEGWVLESGLFGGEVKDA, translated from the coding sequence ATGGGTGGAAAGTCAACAACAAAAGCTTGCTTCTTCTGCTTCTTCCTCTTCCATTGCACTATTTCCACTGATATCTTCCCTAAACAAGCTCTCCCTACAAAATCTGGGTATCTCACAGTGAATCCAGCTTCCAATTCCGCCATTTTCTACACTTTCTATGAAGCCCAAACCCCCACGTCATCTCTTTCTCAAACCCCACTTCTTATTTGGCTCCAAGGTGGTCCCGGTTGCTCTTCCATGACCGGAAATTTCTTCGAGCTTGGACCCTGGCGTGTCGTTTCTTCTTTCAGGCAAAACGTCGAACACTTGTCGCTCGAGCCAAATCCAGGTGCTTGGAATCGTTTATTCGGTTTGCTTTTTCTTGATAATCCTATTGGAACAGGGTTTAGTATAGCTTCAACACCTCAAGAGATTCCTAGAGATCAAATCTCTGTTGCTAAGCATCTGTTTGTTGCCATAACAGGGTTTATATCGTTAGACCCTTTGTTTAAGCATCGTCCGGTTTATATTACCGGCGAAAGTTATGCTGGGAAGTATGTTCCTGCAATTGGGTATTACATTTTGAAGCAAAATAATGAATTGGTAGGTTCAGAAAGGGTTAATTTGAGAGGTGTCGCCATTGGTGATGGGTTCTCTGACCCTGAAACTCAGTTAGCTACACATGGTGTTACTGCTTATTATTCTGGTTTGATTAATGATAAGCAAAGAGATGAATTAGAACAAGCTCAATGGGAAGCAATCAAGCTAgttaaaatggagaaatggagtGAAGCAACTAATGCTAGGACAAAAGTAATGGATTTATGGCAAAACATGACAGGGTTAGCCACTTTATATGATTTCACAAAGCAAAAGCCATATCAAACAAACTTGGTCACCAAGTTTCTCAACATAAATGAGGTTAAAAAAGCATTAGGGGTGAATGAATCCATGGTGTTTGAGAGTTGTAGTGGGGTTGTAAGCGCTGCAATGCATGAAGATATGATGAAGAGTGTGAAATACATGGTGGAAGCTTTAGTGGGAAACACTAGGGTGTTGTTGTACCAAGGGTTGTATGATGTGAAAATTGGTGTGGTACCAAATGAAGCTTGGGTGAAGACAATGAAATGGGATGGGATTAGGGAGTTTTTAATGGCTGATAGAATGATTTGGAGAGTTAATGGTGAGGTTGCTGGTTATGTGCAAAAATGGGAGCACTTGACCAATGTTGTGGTTTTAGGGGCTGGTCATATTTTGCCTGCTGATCAGCCATTGAATTCTCAAGCAATGATTGAAGGTTGGGTTTTAGAGAGTGGACTCTTTGGTGGGGAGGTGAAGGATGCttaa
- the LOC105780640 gene encoding putative clathrin assembly protein At2g01600 isoform X2, which translates to MGTLQTWRKAYGALKDTTKVGLAHVNSDFADLDVAIVKATNHVECPPKERHLRKIFVATSMFRPRADVAYCIHALSRRLAKTRNWTVALKTLIVIHRALREGDPTFREELLNFSQRAGILQISNFKDDSSPIAWDCSAWVRTYALFLEERLECYSILKYDIEAERLPRPVLGQDKDYSRTTELDNEELLEQLPALQQLLYRLIGCLPEGAAVANYVIQYALALVLKESFKIYCAINGGIINLVDKFFEMPRHEAVKALDIYRRASQQANSLSDFYEVCKGLELARNFQFPVLREPPQSFLATMEEYIREAPRVVTVPMESLLLLTYRPDEGPSEYTRPSNDEPEPTVPVDGVVVSTVETAPPPTQTNIATGDLLGLSYSAPDAFAIKQINTLALAIVPIDSGTAPTYSSGAGQPKDFDPTGWELALVTTPSTDISAAAERQLAGGLDSLTFNSLYDEAANRASQQPVYGSTTAPNPFEVHDPFAMSNSIAPPIAVQMSGMAQPQNNPFDAYQPYQQQHLTIPSASNPFGDAGFGTFPVNQTAVIAQPHANNNPFGSTGLL; encoded by the exons ATGGGGACTCTTCAAACATGGAGAAAAGCATATGGTGCTCTTAAAGATACTACAAAAGTCGGTCTCGCTCATGTCAACAGTGATTTCGCG GATTTGGATGTAGCCATTGTTAAAGCTACTAACCATGTTGAGTGTCCTCCAAAGGAAAGACATCTTAGAA aaATTTTTGTTGCTACATCAATGTTTCGGCCTCGAGCAGATGTTGCTTATTGTATTCATGCACTTTCCCGCCGATTGGCCAAGACTCGTAACTGGACg GTAGCATTGAAAACACTCATAGTTATCCATAGAGCATTGAGGGAAGGTGATCCTACTTTCAGAGAAGAACTTTTAAATTTCTCACAAAGAGCAGGCATTCTccaaatttctaatttcaaggACGATTCGAGCCCTATTG CATGGGATTGCTCTGCGTGGGTACGTACCTACGCATTGTTTTTGGAAGAAAGACTCGAGTGCTATAGTATTCTGAAGTATGACATAGAAGCCGAGCGTCTCCCGAGACCTGTCCTGGGGCAGGATAAG GATTACAGCAGAACCACAGAGTTGGACAACGAAGAATTGTTGGAGCAACTACCTGCTCTGCAGCAATTGCTTTATCGTCTCATTGGTTGCTTG CCAGAAGGTGCTGCTGTAGCGAATTATGTCATACAATATGCTTTGGCTCTG GTATTAAAGGAGAGTTTCAAAATATATTGTGCTATCAATGGTGGAATCATCAATCTTGTGGACAAG TTTTTTGAAATGCCGAGACATGAAGCTGTCAAAGCTCTTGATATATACAGGCGAGCCAGTCAGCAG GCAAACAGCCTCTCCGATTTCTATGAAGTTTGCAAAGGATTAGAACTTGCTAGGAATTTCCAGTTTCCTGTTCTCAGAGAG CCACCACAATCTTTTCTCGCTACCATGGAAGAATACATTAGAGAGGCACCGCGTGTGGTTACTGTTCCAATGGAATCGTTG CTTCTATTGACATACAGACCTGACGAAGGTCCTTCCGAATATACTAGACCATCCAATGATGAACCCGAGCCAACCGTGCCTGTAGATGGTGTTGTAGTTTCCACTGTCGAGACTGCCCCTCCTCCAACTCAGACCAACATCGCCACCGGGGACTTACTG GGATTGAGTTATTCGGCCCCTGATGCCTTCGCGATCAAGCAAATTAATACTTTGGCTCTAGCCATAGTTCCGATTGATTCCG GTACTGCTCCAACGTATAGTTCCGGTGCTGGTCAACCAAAAGATTTTGATCCTACCGGATGGGAACTCGCCCTTGTTACCACACCGAGCACCGATATTTCTGCAGCTGCCGAGAGGCAATTG GCTGGTGGATTGGACTCACTCACTTTCAACAGTTTATACGATGAAGCAGCCAATCGAGCTTCTCAGCAGCCTGTATATGGTAGCACCACAGCTCCAAATCCCTTCGAGGTACACGATCCATTCGCCATGTCGAATAGCATTGCTCCCCCTATAGCAGTGCAAATGTCAGGAATGGCTCAACCGCAAAACAATCCTTTCGATGCTTACCAACCTtatcagcaacaacatttgaCGATCCCGAGCGCATCGAATCCGTTTGGTGATGCAGGGTTCGGGACGTTTCCAGTGAACCAAACAGCCGTTATCGCTCAGCCTCATGCCAATAACAATCCCTTCGGAAGCACAGGCTTATTGTAG
- the LOC105780640 gene encoding putative clathrin assembly protein At2g01600 isoform X3 — protein sequence MLSVLQRKDILEVKIFVATSMFRPRADVAYCIHALSRRLAKTRNWTVALKTLIVIHRALREGDPTFREELLNFSQRAGILQISNFKDDSSPIAWDCSAWVRTYALFLEERLECYSILKYDIEAERLPRPVLGQDKDYSRTTELDNEELLEQLPALQQLLYRLIGCLPEGAAVANYVIQYALALVLKESFKIYCAINGGIINLVDKFFEMPRHEAVKALDIYRRASQQANSLSDFYEVCKGLELARNFQFPVLREPPQSFLATMEEYIREAPRVVTVPMESLQLLLTYRPDEGPSEYTRPSNDEPEPTVPVDGVVVSTVETAPPPTQTNIATGDLLGLSYSAPDAFAIKQINTLALAIVPIDSGTAPTYSSGAGQPKDFDPTGWELALVTTPSTDISAAAERQLAGGLDSLTFNSLYDEAANRASQQPVYGSTTAPNPFEVHDPFAMSNSIAPPIAVQMSGMAQPQNNPFDAYQPYQQQHLTIPSASNPFGDAGFGTFPVNQTAVIAQPHANNNPFGSTGLL from the exons ATGTTGAGTGTCCTCCAAAGGAAAGACATCTTAGAAGTGA aaATTTTTGTTGCTACATCAATGTTTCGGCCTCGAGCAGATGTTGCTTATTGTATTCATGCACTTTCCCGCCGATTGGCCAAGACTCGTAACTGGACg GTAGCATTGAAAACACTCATAGTTATCCATAGAGCATTGAGGGAAGGTGATCCTACTTTCAGAGAAGAACTTTTAAATTTCTCACAAAGAGCAGGCATTCTccaaatttctaatttcaaggACGATTCGAGCCCTATTG CATGGGATTGCTCTGCGTGGGTACGTACCTACGCATTGTTTTTGGAAGAAAGACTCGAGTGCTATAGTATTCTGAAGTATGACATAGAAGCCGAGCGTCTCCCGAGACCTGTCCTGGGGCAGGATAAG GATTACAGCAGAACCACAGAGTTGGACAACGAAGAATTGTTGGAGCAACTACCTGCTCTGCAGCAATTGCTTTATCGTCTCATTGGTTGCTTG CCAGAAGGTGCTGCTGTAGCGAATTATGTCATACAATATGCTTTGGCTCTG GTATTAAAGGAGAGTTTCAAAATATATTGTGCTATCAATGGTGGAATCATCAATCTTGTGGACAAG TTTTTTGAAATGCCGAGACATGAAGCTGTCAAAGCTCTTGATATATACAGGCGAGCCAGTCAGCAG GCAAACAGCCTCTCCGATTTCTATGAAGTTTGCAAAGGATTAGAACTTGCTAGGAATTTCCAGTTTCCTGTTCTCAGAGAG CCACCACAATCTTTTCTCGCTACCATGGAAGAATACATTAGAGAGGCACCGCGTGTGGTTACTGTTCCAATGGAATCGTTG CAGCTTCTATTGACATACAGACCTGACGAAGGTCCTTCCGAATATACTAGACCATCCAATGATGAACCCGAGCCAACCGTGCCTGTAGATGGTGTTGTAGTTTCCACTGTCGAGACTGCCCCTCCTCCAACTCAGACCAACATCGCCACCGGGGACTTACTG GGATTGAGTTATTCGGCCCCTGATGCCTTCGCGATCAAGCAAATTAATACTTTGGCTCTAGCCATAGTTCCGATTGATTCCG GTACTGCTCCAACGTATAGTTCCGGTGCTGGTCAACCAAAAGATTTTGATCCTACCGGATGGGAACTCGCCCTTGTTACCACACCGAGCACCGATATTTCTGCAGCTGCCGAGAGGCAATTG GCTGGTGGATTGGACTCACTCACTTTCAACAGTTTATACGATGAAGCAGCCAATCGAGCTTCTCAGCAGCCTGTATATGGTAGCACCACAGCTCCAAATCCCTTCGAGGTACACGATCCATTCGCCATGTCGAATAGCATTGCTCCCCCTATAGCAGTGCAAATGTCAGGAATGGCTCAACCGCAAAACAATCCTTTCGATGCTTACCAACCTtatcagcaacaacatttgaCGATCCCGAGCGCATCGAATCCGTTTGGTGATGCAGGGTTCGGGACGTTTCCAGTGAACCAAACAGCCGTTATCGCTCAGCCTCATGCCAATAACAATCCCTTCGGAAGCACAGGCTTATTGTAG
- the LOC105780640 gene encoding putative clathrin assembly protein At2g01600 isoform X1: protein MGTLQTWRKAYGALKDTTKVGLAHVNSDFADLDVAIVKATNHVECPPKERHLRKIFVATSMFRPRADVAYCIHALSRRLAKTRNWTVALKTLIVIHRALREGDPTFREELLNFSQRAGILQISNFKDDSSPIAWDCSAWVRTYALFLEERLECYSILKYDIEAERLPRPVLGQDKDYSRTTELDNEELLEQLPALQQLLYRLIGCLPEGAAVANYVIQYALALVLKESFKIYCAINGGIINLVDKFFEMPRHEAVKALDIYRRASQQANSLSDFYEVCKGLELARNFQFPVLREPPQSFLATMEEYIREAPRVVTVPMESLQLLLTYRPDEGPSEYTRPSNDEPEPTVPVDGVVVSTVETAPPPTQTNIATGDLLGLSYSAPDAFAIKQINTLALAIVPIDSGTAPTYSSGAGQPKDFDPTGWELALVTTPSTDISAAAERQLAGGLDSLTFNSLYDEAANRASQQPVYGSTTAPNPFEVHDPFAMSNSIAPPIAVQMSGMAQPQNNPFDAYQPYQQQHLTIPSASNPFGDAGFGTFPVNQTAVIAQPHANNNPFGSTGLL from the exons ATGGGGACTCTTCAAACATGGAGAAAAGCATATGGTGCTCTTAAAGATACTACAAAAGTCGGTCTCGCTCATGTCAACAGTGATTTCGCG GATTTGGATGTAGCCATTGTTAAAGCTACTAACCATGTTGAGTGTCCTCCAAAGGAAAGACATCTTAGAA aaATTTTTGTTGCTACATCAATGTTTCGGCCTCGAGCAGATGTTGCTTATTGTATTCATGCACTTTCCCGCCGATTGGCCAAGACTCGTAACTGGACg GTAGCATTGAAAACACTCATAGTTATCCATAGAGCATTGAGGGAAGGTGATCCTACTTTCAGAGAAGAACTTTTAAATTTCTCACAAAGAGCAGGCATTCTccaaatttctaatttcaaggACGATTCGAGCCCTATTG CATGGGATTGCTCTGCGTGGGTACGTACCTACGCATTGTTTTTGGAAGAAAGACTCGAGTGCTATAGTATTCTGAAGTATGACATAGAAGCCGAGCGTCTCCCGAGACCTGTCCTGGGGCAGGATAAG GATTACAGCAGAACCACAGAGTTGGACAACGAAGAATTGTTGGAGCAACTACCTGCTCTGCAGCAATTGCTTTATCGTCTCATTGGTTGCTTG CCAGAAGGTGCTGCTGTAGCGAATTATGTCATACAATATGCTTTGGCTCTG GTATTAAAGGAGAGTTTCAAAATATATTGTGCTATCAATGGTGGAATCATCAATCTTGTGGACAAG TTTTTTGAAATGCCGAGACATGAAGCTGTCAAAGCTCTTGATATATACAGGCGAGCCAGTCAGCAG GCAAACAGCCTCTCCGATTTCTATGAAGTTTGCAAAGGATTAGAACTTGCTAGGAATTTCCAGTTTCCTGTTCTCAGAGAG CCACCACAATCTTTTCTCGCTACCATGGAAGAATACATTAGAGAGGCACCGCGTGTGGTTACTGTTCCAATGGAATCGTTG CAGCTTCTATTGACATACAGACCTGACGAAGGTCCTTCCGAATATACTAGACCATCCAATGATGAACCCGAGCCAACCGTGCCTGTAGATGGTGTTGTAGTTTCCACTGTCGAGACTGCCCCTCCTCCAACTCAGACCAACATCGCCACCGGGGACTTACTG GGATTGAGTTATTCGGCCCCTGATGCCTTCGCGATCAAGCAAATTAATACTTTGGCTCTAGCCATAGTTCCGATTGATTCCG GTACTGCTCCAACGTATAGTTCCGGTGCTGGTCAACCAAAAGATTTTGATCCTACCGGATGGGAACTCGCCCTTGTTACCACACCGAGCACCGATATTTCTGCAGCTGCCGAGAGGCAATTG GCTGGTGGATTGGACTCACTCACTTTCAACAGTTTATACGATGAAGCAGCCAATCGAGCTTCTCAGCAGCCTGTATATGGTAGCACCACAGCTCCAAATCCCTTCGAGGTACACGATCCATTCGCCATGTCGAATAGCATTGCTCCCCCTATAGCAGTGCAAATGTCAGGAATGGCTCAACCGCAAAACAATCCTTTCGATGCTTACCAACCTtatcagcaacaacatttgaCGATCCCGAGCGCATCGAATCCGTTTGGTGATGCAGGGTTCGGGACGTTTCCAGTGAACCAAACAGCCGTTATCGCTCAGCCTCATGCCAATAACAATCCCTTCGGAAGCACAGGCTTATTGTAG
- the LOC105780640 gene encoding putative clathrin assembly protein At2g01600 isoform X4 — MFRPRADVAYCIHALSRRLAKTRNWTVALKTLIVIHRALREGDPTFREELLNFSQRAGILQISNFKDDSSPIAWDCSAWVRTYALFLEERLECYSILKYDIEAERLPRPVLGQDKDYSRTTELDNEELLEQLPALQQLLYRLIGCLPEGAAVANYVIQYALALVLKESFKIYCAINGGIINLVDKFFEMPRHEAVKALDIYRRASQQANSLSDFYEVCKGLELARNFQFPVLREPPQSFLATMEEYIREAPRVVTVPMESLQLLLTYRPDEGPSEYTRPSNDEPEPTVPVDGVVVSTVETAPPPTQTNIATGDLLGLSYSAPDAFAIKQINTLALAIVPIDSGTAPTYSSGAGQPKDFDPTGWELALVTTPSTDISAAAERQLAGGLDSLTFNSLYDEAANRASQQPVYGSTTAPNPFEVHDPFAMSNSIAPPIAVQMSGMAQPQNNPFDAYQPYQQQHLTIPSASNPFGDAGFGTFPVNQTAVIAQPHANNNPFGSTGLL, encoded by the exons ATGTTTCGGCCTCGAGCAGATGTTGCTTATTGTATTCATGCACTTTCCCGCCGATTGGCCAAGACTCGTAACTGGACg GTAGCATTGAAAACACTCATAGTTATCCATAGAGCATTGAGGGAAGGTGATCCTACTTTCAGAGAAGAACTTTTAAATTTCTCACAAAGAGCAGGCATTCTccaaatttctaatttcaaggACGATTCGAGCCCTATTG CATGGGATTGCTCTGCGTGGGTACGTACCTACGCATTGTTTTTGGAAGAAAGACTCGAGTGCTATAGTATTCTGAAGTATGACATAGAAGCCGAGCGTCTCCCGAGACCTGTCCTGGGGCAGGATAAG GATTACAGCAGAACCACAGAGTTGGACAACGAAGAATTGTTGGAGCAACTACCTGCTCTGCAGCAATTGCTTTATCGTCTCATTGGTTGCTTG CCAGAAGGTGCTGCTGTAGCGAATTATGTCATACAATATGCTTTGGCTCTG GTATTAAAGGAGAGTTTCAAAATATATTGTGCTATCAATGGTGGAATCATCAATCTTGTGGACAAG TTTTTTGAAATGCCGAGACATGAAGCTGTCAAAGCTCTTGATATATACAGGCGAGCCAGTCAGCAG GCAAACAGCCTCTCCGATTTCTATGAAGTTTGCAAAGGATTAGAACTTGCTAGGAATTTCCAGTTTCCTGTTCTCAGAGAG CCACCACAATCTTTTCTCGCTACCATGGAAGAATACATTAGAGAGGCACCGCGTGTGGTTACTGTTCCAATGGAATCGTTG CAGCTTCTATTGACATACAGACCTGACGAAGGTCCTTCCGAATATACTAGACCATCCAATGATGAACCCGAGCCAACCGTGCCTGTAGATGGTGTTGTAGTTTCCACTGTCGAGACTGCCCCTCCTCCAACTCAGACCAACATCGCCACCGGGGACTTACTG GGATTGAGTTATTCGGCCCCTGATGCCTTCGCGATCAAGCAAATTAATACTTTGGCTCTAGCCATAGTTCCGATTGATTCCG GTACTGCTCCAACGTATAGTTCCGGTGCTGGTCAACCAAAAGATTTTGATCCTACCGGATGGGAACTCGCCCTTGTTACCACACCGAGCACCGATATTTCTGCAGCTGCCGAGAGGCAATTG GCTGGTGGATTGGACTCACTCACTTTCAACAGTTTATACGATGAAGCAGCCAATCGAGCTTCTCAGCAGCCTGTATATGGTAGCACCACAGCTCCAAATCCCTTCGAGGTACACGATCCATTCGCCATGTCGAATAGCATTGCTCCCCCTATAGCAGTGCAAATGTCAGGAATGGCTCAACCGCAAAACAATCCTTTCGATGCTTACCAACCTtatcagcaacaacatttgaCGATCCCGAGCGCATCGAATCCGTTTGGTGATGCAGGGTTCGGGACGTTTCCAGTGAACCAAACAGCCGTTATCGCTCAGCCTCATGCCAATAACAATCCCTTCGGAAGCACAGGCTTATTGTAG